The Thermotoga maritima MSB8 region CGGTGTTCTTCAGCGGTTGTAACATGAAATGTGTATACTGTCAAAACATGGGATTCAGTCAGAAAGGGATAGGAACAGAGGTTGAAGTGGAAGACCTTGCGGAGATATTCTTGATCCTACAAAAGCACGGTGCGAAGACCCTGAATCTTGTCACCCCCACACCACACCTTCCGTTCATAATCTCAGCCCTGAGAATCGCCATTGAAAACGGATTGAACCTCCCCATCGTCTACAACACCAGCGGATACGAAGATCCTGAGATTCTCAGACTTTTAGAAGGTGTCGTTGATATCTATCTTTCCGATGTGAGATATTCGGACAACGAAGCTTCTAAGAAGTACTCAAAAACCCCGGATTACTGGACAGTTGTTCAGAAGGCCATCGTTGAGATGTTCAGACAGGTGGGAATCTTCGATGAAGAAAAAATGAAAGGTCTCATTGTGAGAATTCTTGTTCTTCCTGGAAACGTGGTGGATTATTCTGAAATTTTTTCTTTCCTTTCAAGCTTGTCCACACGGATTCCTCTCTCCATAATGAATCAATACATCCCTCACTTTGACGCCCAGAAATTTCCCGAAATAAGCAGGAAACTGAACCAGAACGAATACGAAAAAATTTTAGAACTGGCTGAAAGATACGGTTTTACCGAAGGATGGTATCAATCTGAAGAAAAAGAGAGAGTAACCACCAGAGGCCTGAAGGAAATCTCCGAAAAATTGCAATTTTTAAGGTTAAAAACCCATAATTCCTATTAAACAGCCAAAAAAGGAGAAAATAACAGATATCCGACCTTGATTTTAAATTATTTCCTGCATATAATTAATGTGAACATAATATTGAGATCCAAAAGGAGGAATCGAAGTTGAAATACAACTCACCAAGAATAAAAATCCTCAACAAAAAGAGCATTCTCAAAGTGATTCACGAAAACCATCCCATTTCCAGATCGGACATATCGGAGGTCACAGGGCTCACGCCGAGCAGTGTAACAAGACTCACGAAAGAACTAATAGATGAAGGTTATATAAGAGAGATCGGTACAATGGGAAAAAATTCTCCTGGAAGAAGAAGAATTCTCCTCGATCTAAGAAAGAACGCCTTTCTGAGTTTAGTCTTCGATATAGGAGTGAATATAACGACTTACGGTATTGGATTTTTCGATGGAGAAGTGGAACCAAGGGGAACTTTCAACACACCAAAGGAACCAGTGGAATTCTTCAACATAGTCAAAGAAATCTACGAACGTATCTCAGGTGAATATAGAATTTCAAGAATCTCTCTTTCCGTTCCAGGAATGGTGGATATGGAAGAAAAGAAAATACTTCTTGCCCCAAACCTCGAGTGGGAGAACGTGAACATAAAAGAGCTCCTCAAAGTCGACGTTCCTGTTCTTGCAGACAACGAGGCGAATCTTTCCATGCTCGCAGAAAAGTACCACTCAGAAGATCTGAGAAACGTGAAAGAAGCCGTTTTTATCATCATTAGAGAAGGTGTTGGAACGGGATTGATGATCGATGGAAAGATCTTCAGAGGGCCTTCCTTCACAGCGGGTGAAGCAGGACACATGACAGTGAACATGTACTCCGACAGGCAGTGCCACTGCTCTAACTGGGGTTGCTGGGAGCTCGTTTCTTCGATCAACTGGACGATCGAGCAGTACGGGAAAGAACTACCTGGAAAAAACGCCATAGAGAAATTCCAGGCACTGAAGCAGAGAAACGATGCGAAAAGAATACTGATGAAATTTGCGGAAAACATAGCGGTCGGCATCGTGAACCTGGTGAACATATTGAATCCTGAACTCGTGATCCTTGGTGGGGAAGTCGTCGATCTTGGTGAAAATTTCCTCGACATTATAAAGGATTTCGTCCATCAAAGAGCTTTGAAGGCCGCTGTGAAAGATCTGAAAATCAGGACTACGGAATTCAGAAACATCAGTTCTAACCTCGTGGGCGCGGCCGTATTGGCTGTCGAGGACATAATAGAAGAAGTCAAATGAAGGAGGTGGCAGCATGTTCAAAATTTCGTTCTATCTTCCAACGGAGATCATTTTCAGGGTGGGAGCGGTGGACGAACTGGAAGAAAGGGCAAAAAAGCTCGGAAAAAAGGCATTGATTGTGACAGGACGATCCAGCACTAAGAAGACCGGCCTTTTGCAGAGGGTGGTAGATCTTCTCAAGAAAGCGGGAGTGGAAAGTTTCGTCTTCGACAAAATAGTTCCCAACCCGATATCGGATCACGTCGATGAGGCTGCAGAAATCGTGAGAAAAGAGAAGATAGATTTCATCATAGGACTTGGTGGAGGAAGTCCCATAGACAGCGCAAAAGCGATCTCTATCACCGCTCCGAACGAAGGAAAGTTCTGGGATTACGTTCCCGTAGGTGGTGGAAAGATTCCAGAAAAATCCATCCCCGTTGTTGCTATACCCACCACACACGGAACGGGAACCGAGGCAGACCCATTTGCGGTGATTACAAATCCTCAAACGAAAGAAAAAGTGGGAATAGGCTATAGAAACACCTTTCCCGTTCTCTCCCTTGTGGATCCTGAAGTGATGAAGACACTACCGAAAGACCAGACCGCGTACACCTCTATGGATGCGTTCTATCACGCTATAGAAGCCTTCCTCAACGTGAATGCGAATCCTTACTCGGATGTTCTTGCCCTGGACGCCATGAAAAGAATCGTGACTTACCTTCCCGTTGCTTACGAGAATGGAGAAGATATGGAAGCCAGAACGAATCTCGCCTGGGCCAGTACTGAAGCAGGAATTACAGAGACTCTGACTGGTGTGATCGCAAACCACGCGCTGGAGCATGGTCTCAGTGGTTTCTATCCAGAAATAACCCATGGTCTTGGTCTGTGCATCACAGGTCCGTACCTGTTCGAGTACATCTTCGATCACGCCTACGAGAGACTCGCCATCGTTGGAAGGGAAGTGTTTGGCGTTTACGAAACAGACGATAGAAAAGCTGGAAGGCTCGCTATCAAGAAACTGAGAGACTTCCAGGAGATGTTCGGTCTCAACAAGAGACTCAGTGAACTGGGTGTGAAAAAAGAGGATATTCCAAAGATGGCAGAAACCGGCTACAGGATACTGAATGGAGTGGTTGTCGTAACTCCCGGTAACCTAACCGCAAAGGATATGGAGGAGATATTCAACAGGTGTTACTGAGGGGGAGATAACTTGGCTTCGAAATTTAAGAAGAGAACTTTCAGAGAACTCGGTCCTTTAGTTGCTCTCGTCAGTCTGGCTGTTTTTACGGCTATCTTGAATCCTCGCTTTCTGACGGCATTCAATCTTCAGGCTCTCGGAAGGCAGATCGCGATCTTTGGCCTTTTAGCTATCGGGGAAACCTTTGTCATCATCTCCGGGGGAGGAGCCATCGACCTCTCCCCCGGTTCCATGGTGGCGCTCACAGGGGTAATGGTTGCATGGCTCATGACTCACGGTGTTCCCGTGTGGATCTCTGTAATTCTCATTCTGTTGTTCTCTATAGGAGCAGGTGCGTGGCATGGCTTGTTTGTCACAAAGCTCAGAGTTCCCGCTTTTATCATCACCCTTGGAACTCTGACGATCGCCCGAGGCATGGCAGCCGTGATCACAAAGGGATGGCCTATCATCGGACTCCCGTCTTCTTTCTTGAAAATCGGGCAGGGTGAATTTTTGAAGATACCGATCCCGGTGTGGATTCTCCTTGCAGTGGCTCTTGTGGCAGATTTCTTCCTCAGAAAGACCGTTTATGGAAAACACCTGAGGGCTTCCGGCGGTAACGAAGTCGCCGCAAGATTTTCCGGAGTGAACGTAGACAGAGTGCGAATGATAGCGTTCATGGTATCGGGATTCCTCGCCGGTGTGGTGGGGATAATCATTGCGGCAAGGCTTTCTCAAGGGCAACCAGGTGTCGGTAGTATGTACGAACTCTATGCCATAGCCTCCACTGTAATCGGTGGAACGAGTCTCACGGGAGGAGAAGGAAGTGTTTTAGGAGCAATCGTAGGCGCGAGTATCATAAGTCTTCTCTGGAACGCTCTCGTTCTTCTCAACGTTTCGACGTACTGGCACAACGTAGTCATCGGAATCGTCATAGTTGTGGCAGTAACTCTCGACATATTGAGAAGGAGACTTGCAAGCAAATAACAGGTGGGTGGGTCATGAAAAGACTTCTGGTTTTTCTTTCGATCTTTTTGACAACAGTTTTGCTTTTTTCAACTGATTCAAAAGTGAACTTCGGGGAGGAAAACGGAGTGAAACTGGTGGCGCTCACTTTCGATGACGGTCCTGATGTAAAACTCACCTCCGCAGTACTGGGTACTCTTGAAAAACACGGTGTTGTAGCTACCTTTTTCGTTGTGGGACAGAGGTTGAACGAAAGTACTCGAGCTATTCTTGAAAGAATGATATCTATGGGATGTGAAATAGGAAATCACTCGTGGAATTATGAACCACTTGACAAAAAAGATCCTGAGACGATAAAAGATTACATCGAACGTACGAAGGATCTCATCAAGAAATACACAGGAAAAGAGCCTCGATTCTTCAGACCACCCAATCTGGCGGTGAGCGATACCATGTTCGATGTGATAAACATGCCGTTCGTGAGCGGCATTCTCGGCTACGACTGGGCGGGATGTGATAGAGATCCCCAAAAGATCGTAAGCAACGTGTTGAAAGACATAAGAGATGGTGCAATAATTCTTCTTCACGACGTACAACCAGAGCCGCATCCGATCGTCGAAGTTCTAGAGATACTGATCCCGGAATTGAAAAAACGTGGATACGGATTCGTCACTCTGAGCGAGCTTTTCAAAAGAAAAGGAGTGAACCCTGAAGATCCGGTGTACAGAAAAAAGATGTGGGTGTATGTGGAATAAAACATCTTTACAAGGGGGTGTTATCATGAGGAAACTTCTGGTTTTTCTTTCGGTTCTCCTGGTTGCTGGTCTGTCGCTGGCTCTCACCATAGGTGTTATCGGAAAATCCGTCCATCCTTACTGGTCACAGGTAGAACAAGGTGTTAAAGCGGCGGGGAAGGCACTTGGAGTGGATACGAAGTTCTTCGTTCCACAAAAGGAAGATATCAACGCTCAGCTTCAGATGCTCGAATCTTTCATAGCCGAAGGTGTAAACGGTATTGCGATCGCGCCGTCCGATCCAACTGCAGTCATCCCCACCATCAAGAAAGCCCTTGAGATGGGTATTCCTGTTGTCACTCTCGATACAGACTCTCCGGACAGTGGAAGGTACGTCTACATCGGAACGGACAACTACCAGGCAGGTTACACAGCTGGTCTCATCATGAAAGAGCTCCTTGGAGGAAAGGGTAAAGTTGTCATAGGAACGGGTTCACTGACAGCTATGAACTCCCTTCAGAGAATCCAGGGATTCAAAGACGCCATCAAGGACTCGGAGATAGAAATAGTCGACATCCTCAACGATGAAGAAGACGGTGCGAGAGCAGTGTCTCTAGCGGAAGCCGCTCTCAATGCCCATCCAGATCTCGATGCATTTTTTGGTGTGTATGCCTACAACGGACCTGCCCAAGCACTCGTGGTGAAAAATGCTGGAAAAGTTGGAAAAGTGAAGATCGTCTGTTTCGATACAACACCTGATATTCTTCAGTACGTGAAAGAAGGAGTTATCCAGGCAACGATGGGGCAGAGACCCTACATGATGGGATACCTGTCAGTCACAGTTCTTTATCTGATGAACAAGATAGGTGTTCAAAACACTTTGATGATGCTCCCGAAAGTCAAGGTTGATGGAAAGGTTGACTACGTGATCGACACAGGTGTTGATGTGGTCACACCAGAGAACCTCGATGAATATTTGAAGAAGATGGAAGAACTCGGAATTCCAATAAAATTCTGAAAAACACGAGGAGGGGTGTTTCCCCTCCTCGCTTTCCGGGGTGATCGAATGGAGATACTGAAAGCAAAGGGCATAGTGAAAAGATTCCCTGGAGTTGTGGCTGTGGACAACGTCGATTTTGAGGTTTACGAAAACGAGATTGTCTCTCTGATAGGTGAAAATGGTGCTGGTAAATCCACCCTCATAAAAATTCTGACGGGTGTCCTCAAACCTGATGCGGGAGAAATTCTGGTCAACGGCGAAAGGGTAGAATTTCACTCTCCGGTCGACGCGTTCAAAAAGGGCATAAGTGTTATCCATCAGGAGCTGAACCTGTGCGACAACATGACTGTGGCGGAAAACATCTTTCTCGCCTATGAAGCTGTCAGGGGACAGAAAAGAACCCTTTCCAGTAGAGTTGATGAGAACTATATGTACACAAGATCTAAAGAACTGCTCGATCTCATCGGCGCCAAGTTCTCTCCAGATGCTCTGGTGAGAAACCTCACCACCGCCCAGAGACAGATGGTGGAAATATGTAAGGCACTGGTTAAAGAACCCAGGATCATCTTCATGGATGAACCCACATCGTCGCTTACTGTCGAAGAGACAGAAAGACTCTTCGAAATCATAGAAATGTTGAAAAGTAGAGGTATTTCTGTTGTTTTCGTTTCACATAGACTGGACGAAGTTATGAGGATAAGTGACAGGATCGTTGTGATGAGAGACGGAAAAAGAATCGGCGAGTTGAAAAAAGGAGAATTCGATGTGGACACGATCATAAAAATGATGGTAGGACGTGAAGTGGAGTTTTTCCCACACGGAATAGAGACCAGACCCGGAGAAATTGCCCTTGAAGTCAGAAACCTGAAGTGGAAGGATAAAGTGAAGAATGTTTCTTTTGAAGTGAGAAAGGGAGAAGTTCTGGGATTCGCGGGACTTGTGGGGGCTGGAAGAACTGAAACGATGCTCTTGGTGTTCGGAGTGAATCAAAAGGAATCCGGAGACATATACGTTAACGGAAGGAAAGTTGAAATAAAAAATCCGGAAGATGCTATTAAGATGGGGATAGGACTCATTCCTGAGGACAGAAAACTTCAGGGGCTTGTTTTGAGAATGACTGTGAAGGACAATATCGTGCTCCCATCACTGAAAAAAATCAGCAGATGGGGGCTCGTGCTCGATGAAAGAAAAGAAGAAGAGATCTCAGAAGACTATGTAAAAAGACTCTCCATAAAAACGCCTTCCATTTATCAAATAACAGAAAATCTATCAGGTGGAAACCAGCAGAAAGTGGTCCTTGCCAAATGGCTCGCCACGAACGCGGATATTCTGATCTTCGACGAGCCAACACGCGGAATAGACGTTGGTGCAAAGGCAGAAATACACAGGATGATCAGAGAACTCGCCGCACAGGGCAAAGCTGTGATCATGATCTCTTCGGAACTCCCAGAAATACTGAATCTCAGCGATAGAATAGTCGTCATGTGGGAAGGTGAAATCACAGCCGTTCTGGACAACAGAGAGAAAAGAGTCACTCAGGAAGAAATAATGTACTACGCATCTGGACAGAAAAAACAGAACGGGAGGGTCGCATAATGAACCTGTACGTGGGACTCGATGTGGGAACGACCGGTGTCAAGGGAATTCTTGTGAACGAGAAGGGAGAGATTCTTGCAACAGCGAATGAAAGACTAACCATGTTCACTCCTCAGCCTGCCTGGGCGGAGCAGGATCCCCTCTCCTGGTGGGAGGCGGTGAAAAAAATACTGAAAAACCTCTCCGAAAGATCGAAAGAAATGGGCGGCAAAATAAGAGCGATCTCTACCAGCGGGCAGATGCACAGTCTTGTGGCAATCGATGACAACGGTAAAGTCCTGAGAAACGCTATCCTCTGGTGCGATCAGAGAACATACAAAGAGTGCGAAGAAGCCACCCAGATCCTCGGCGGAGAGGAAAACGTTCTCAAGCTCGTCGGAAATCCCATTTTGCCCGGTTTCACGCTCCCAAAGATACTCTGGATCCGAAAGCATGAACCTGAGATCTACGGAAAAATTTCAAAAATCATGCTGCCAAAAGATTTCATAAACTACATGCTCACCGGTGAGGTGAAAACGGAGCATTCCGACGCCTCCGGAACGGTGATGTACAGTGTGTCAAAGATGGAATGGAACAAGGACGTATTGAAAGAACTCAACATACCGGAAAGTGTTCTCCCAGAGATAATACCGTCGAACGGCGTGGTTGGAAATGTGAAACCTGAAGTAGCGTCGGATCTCGGTCTCTCCGAAGACACGCTTGTGATAGGCGGAGGAGCCGACAACGCCTGTGCAGCTCTTGGAATAGCCGTCGTAGAACCGGGTGACGTGATGGTGAGTCTTGGTACTTCAGGAACCGTTCTGGCACCCACAAAAGGGAATCAGCCCGATCCAAAGGGTAGAGTACATTTCTTTGCACACACCGTTCCAGAAACAAGATACCACATGGGTGTGATGCTCTCCGCTACCTATTCACTGGAGTGGTTCAAGGAAAAATTCCTGAGCGAAGATTACGAAACAATCAACGAAGAGGTGGATAAAATTCCTGCAGGATCAAACGGGATAATCTTCCTGCCGTATCTCAACGGTGAAAGGACACCACACAGAGATCCATTCGCGAGGGGTGTTTTCTTCGGTATATCCTCGTACAACACCAAGTGGGATATGGTGAGAGCCATATTCGAAGGCGTTGCCTTCGGTATCAAAGATTCGTTCGATATACTGAGAGAACTCAAGGTGGTTCTCAACAGTGTGAGAATTACAGGAGGAGGTTCAAAGAGCAGGGTATGGAACAAAATGCTCGCAGATATGACAGGATTGAGAATACAAAAACCAGCCGTGGATGAAGGGGCGTCTTACGGTGCAGCGATCCTCGCAGTGTCTGGCTCAATGGGAGAAAATCCCGCGAAAATTTCGAAAGAATGGTTTCGCGTGAAGAGTTACACTGACCCTGCTGTTGAAAACACAGAAACCTACGAAAAACTACACGAGAAATTCAAAAAACTCTACACATCTCTCAAAGAGATGTTCAGATCTTGAAAAGAGGGCGCTCTGCCCTCTCTATTCTTGAAAGAATGCAAGTAGTTCTTTTCGAGTTCTTTCGAAGTACTCATTCTCAAGTGCCCAGGAAAACCCTAGTTTTTCGTAAAAATCCTTCACACGCCATCGATAGTGCATGTCGTCGATAAACACGCAATCCACGTGAGGTTTCAACATGCTCGCCAGCTTTTTCGGGTTCATGGGAAGCATGGGACTGATGAAAACACAGGTCCTTATTCCATTTTCTTTCAGCACCTTCAAAGCCTCCACTCTTTCCTCTATGGAACTCGAGTTGGGCTCGAACATCTTCCGGATTTCGTCGTCATCAGTTGTGACGCTGAGTCCAACCGAGATTCTTCTCATCTTCTTAAACAGATCCAGGTCCCTTAAAACGAGTGTGGATTTTGTGAGAATCATCACCTCGATTTCCAGAAGCGGGAACTCCAGAAAGACTTCGAGACATCTTCGGGTGAGCTTGTACTCTTTCTCGATAGGTTGATACGGATCGCACATGGTGCTCATGAAAACGTGGTGTGGTTTCTTCTTGATGATATCTTTTCTGAGAACTTCGGCTATGTTTCGTTTCACAATGATTTCTGACTTCCAGATCATCTCTCTGTATCGTCGCGCGTAATCACTTGCGTAACAGTACACACAGGCATTGGTGCAGCCCACGTAAGGGCTGAGGGTGTACCTTCTTTTCGATTCGGAATAAGTCAGTGCGCTCTTAACATTTATCTCTTTTACTCTCATCTTCAAAAGGATACCATGGGAAATTCTTTAGAAATTTTCCGATACTGTTTCAGAATTTTCACCGGGATGGTGATGTATAATTTCTCGGGAAACCCTACCACATGTTGAATTACTGTGAAAAAACACACAATATGTTGTTTAAAAACAGGAGGGAGAACATGAAATTGTCCGATTTGATCTCAAGGTGGATCGACGTTGAACCTTCAAAAAATGCTCAGATAATTCTCAGAGACAGGTATTTCATGAAGGATCTGGATGGGAATTATCTGGAAACGAAATGGGAAGATGTGGCAAGAAGGGTGGCGAGAGTTGTAGCAACAGCAGAGCTTCTGAACCCATCGTACAAGAAGAACGAAAAACTCGACAGAATAAAGGAATGGGAAGACATCTTCTTCAGAGTTTTGAAAGCGAGACTCTTCATTCCAAACAGTCCCACCCTCTTCAACGCAGGACTCGGTGTGAAGCACGATCTCCTGTGGAAACCCATCGATCAGATGACACTAGAAGATTACGAAGAAATTTACAGATCGAGAAATCATCTTCATATGCTCTCCGCATGCTTCGTAGTACCCGTCGGCGATAGCATTGAAGAGATTTTCGAAGCGGTGAAAGAGTACGCGCTCATAACGAAAGTGGGAGGAGGAGTGGGAAGCAACTTTTCTGAGTTGAGGCCGAAGGGCAGCTTTGTGGCAGGCACACACGGAAAAGCGTCCGGTCCCGTTTCTTTCATGCACGTCTTCAACTCCGCCATCTCCGTTGTGAAACAGGGTTACAGAAGGCGCGGGGCACTGATGGGCATCTTGAACATAAACCACCCCGACATAGAAGAATTCATAGACGCAAAGAAAGAAAACACGGGAGAAGCGGTGCTGAACTTCTTCAACCTCTCTGTTGGATTTCCAATGGACAAGAAAGAGATTCTGAAACTCTACGAAGAAGATGGCGAACTCGAGCTTTCCCATCCAAGAAGCACGATCAGGAAGAAGGTTAAGATCAGAGAACTCTTCAGAAAGATCGCTACAAATGCCTGGAAGAGTGGAGACCCGGGACTTGCCTTCCTCGGAGAGATGAACAAATACTATCCACTCTACCCGCACAGAAAGATCAACTCGACCAACCCGTGCGGTGAGATCGGGCTTTCAGATTACGAAGCCTGCAACCTCGGTTCCATCGATGTTGCAAAGTTCTACAACAATGGTTTTGTGGATTTAGAAGCGCTTCAGGAACTCGTTCAGATAGCCGTTCGTTTCCTCGACAACGTCATCGACGTGAACGTGTTTCCTATAGACAAGATCACAAAAGCAGTCAAAGAGAGCAGAAGGCTCGGTCTTGGAATAATGGGATTTGCCGATCTCCTCTACAAGCTCGAAATTCCTTACAATTCTCAGGAAGCTCGTGATTTCGCGGCCAATCTCATGGCTTTCATAGCGCTCCACGCGCATAGAACTTCCTATGAACTCGGAAAAGAAAAAGGGAACTTCCCGCTCCTTGAGATCTCGAGGTACAGAACGGAAGACAATTTCGTGCCTTTCGCTATGGGTATGAGCAACTACGACGATGAAATAAGAGAAGTCATGAAGATGACAAAAGAGTTTAGAAGAAACGTCGCTCTTCTGACGATCGCACCCACCGGTTCGATCTCGAACATAGCGGACACTTCGTCGGGACTGGAACCAAACTTCCTCCTCGCGTACACCAGATTCGTGACGAAGGAAGACGGAACGAAAGAGCCTCTTCTCTACGTGAACCAGGTGCTCAGAGAGAAATTGAATCCGGAGATTCTCAAGAGGATAGAGAAAGAACTCATAGAGAAGGGAAGCTTGAAGGATATCCCGGATGTTCCAGAGAAGATAAAGAAGGTCTTCGTAGTCGCACTCGATATAGATCCAATGGATCACCTCCTCATGCAGGATGCCTTCCAGAGGTACGTTGATAACAACATCTCCAAAACGATCAACATGCCTCAGAGCGCAACCGTGGATGATGTTCTCAACGTGTACCTTGAAGCTCTCAGAACAAACGTTAGGGGCATCACCGTGTACAGAGACGGTTCTTTACAAACACAGGTGCTGACGAAAGCCTTGAAAACACCGGAGGCTCCAAAGGTTCAGTTCTTCGTCGTCGATGAGAAGCTGAAGCTCCATCCGAGACCGAGAAAAGATACTCTCAGAAGCGTCACGAGAAAGTACAAGAGGCCCGATGGCACCACTTACATAACGATATCCTTCGACGACACAGGAGAAGCGGTGGAGATATTCATTTCCAACGGCAGTGAGATGGCCGAAGCGATAGGAAGACTCTCCTCAATAGCTCTCAGAGCGGGAGTTTCCATAGATGAAATAGTAGAACAGCTTTCGAAGGTGAAAGGAGAGTACTGCAAGGGTCTAGCTGAAGAAATCAAGAAAG contains the following coding sequences:
- a CDS encoding ABC transporter permease codes for the protein MASKFKKRTFRELGPLVALVSLAVFTAILNPRFLTAFNLQALGRQIAIFGLLAIGETFVIISGGGAIDLSPGSMVALTGVMVAWLMTHGVPVWISVILILLFSIGAGAWHGLFVTKLRVPAFIITLGTLTIARGMAAVITKGWPIIGLPSSFLKIGQGEFLKIPIPVWILLAVALVADFFLRKTVYGKHLRASGGNEVAARFSGVNVDRVRMIAFMVSGFLAGVVGIIIAARLSQGQPGVGSMYELYAIASTVIGGTSLTGGEGSVLGAIVGASIISLLWNALVLLNVSTYWHNVVIGIVIVVAVTLDILRRRLASK
- a CDS encoding polysaccharide deacetylase family protein, which gives rise to MKRLLVFLSIFLTTVLLFSTDSKVNFGEENGVKLVALTFDDGPDVKLTSAVLGTLEKHGVVATFFVVGQRLNESTRAILERMISMGCEIGNHSWNYEPLDKKDPETIKDYIERTKDLIKKYTGKEPRFFRPPNLAVSDTMFDVINMPFVSGILGYDWAGCDRDPQKIVSNVLKDIRDGAIILLHDVQPEPHPIVEVLEILIPELKKRGYGFVTLSELFKRKGVNPEDPVYRKKMWVYVE
- a CDS encoding sugar-binding protein: MRKLLVFLSVLLVAGLSLALTIGVIGKSVHPYWSQVEQGVKAAGKALGVDTKFFVPQKEDINAQLQMLESFIAEGVNGIAIAPSDPTAVIPTIKKALEMGIPVVTLDTDSPDSGRYVYIGTDNYQAGYTAGLIMKELLGGKGKVVIGTGSLTAMNSLQRIQGFKDAIKDSEIEIVDILNDEEDGARAVSLAEAALNAHPDLDAFFGVYAYNGPAQALVVKNAGKVGKVKIVCFDTTPDILQYVKEGVIQATMGQRPYMMGYLSVTVLYLMNKIGVQNTLMMLPKVKVDGKVDYVIDTGVDVVTPENLDEYLKKMEELGIPIKF
- a CDS encoding radical SAM protein codes for the protein MLKKKIERIKEIETTLWGNLEKCELCPRKCGVDRYRTTGICGLPARAKISNAVLHFGEEPPISGKTGAGTVFFSGCNMKCVYCQNMGFSQKGIGTEVEVEDLAEIFLILQKHGAKTLNLVTPTPHLPFIISALRIAIENGLNLPIVYNTSGYEDPEILRLLEGVVDIYLSDVRYSDNEASKKYSKTPDYWTVVQKAIVEMFRQVGIFDEEKMKGLIVRILVLPGNVVDYSEIFSFLSSLSTRIPLSIMNQYIPHFDAQKFPEISRKLNQNEYEKILELAERYGFTEGWYQSEEKERVTTRGLKEISEKLQFLRLKTHNSY
- a CDS encoding iron-containing alcohol dehydrogenase, whose translation is MFKISFYLPTEIIFRVGAVDELEERAKKLGKKALIVTGRSSTKKTGLLQRVVDLLKKAGVESFVFDKIVPNPISDHVDEAAEIVRKEKIDFIIGLGGGSPIDSAKAISITAPNEGKFWDYVPVGGGKIPEKSIPVVAIPTTHGTGTEADPFAVITNPQTKEKVGIGYRNTFPVLSLVDPEVMKTLPKDQTAYTSMDAFYHAIEAFLNVNANPYSDVLALDAMKRIVTYLPVAYENGEDMEARTNLAWASTEAGITETLTGVIANHALEHGLSGFYPEITHGLGLCITGPYLFEYIFDHAYERLAIVGREVFGVYETDDRKAGRLAIKKLRDFQEMFGLNKRLSELGVKKEDIPKMAETGYRILNGVVVVTPGNLTAKDMEEIFNRCY
- a CDS encoding sugar ABC transporter ATP-binding protein; protein product: MFPLLAFRGDRMEILKAKGIVKRFPGVVAVDNVDFEVYENEIVSLIGENGAGKSTLIKILTGVLKPDAGEILVNGERVEFHSPVDAFKKGISVIHQELNLCDNMTVAENIFLAYEAVRGQKRTLSSRVDENYMYTRSKELLDLIGAKFSPDALVRNLTTAQRQMVEICKALVKEPRIIFMDEPTSSLTVEETERLFEIIEMLKSRGISVVFVSHRLDEVMRISDRIVVMRDGKRIGELKKGEFDVDTIIKMMVGREVEFFPHGIETRPGEIALEVRNLKWKDKVKNVSFEVRKGEVLGFAGLVGAGRTETMLLVFGVNQKESGDIYVNGRKVEIKNPEDAIKMGIGLIPEDRKLQGLVLRMTVKDNIVLPSLKKISRWGLVLDERKEEEISEDYVKRLSIKTPSIYQITENLSGGNQQKVVLAKWLATNADILIFDEPTRGIDVGAKAEIHRMIRELAAQGKAVIMISSELPEILNLSDRIVVMWEGEITAVLDNREKRVTQEEIMYYASGQKKQNGRVA
- a CDS encoding ROK family transcriptional regulator — its product is MKYNSPRIKILNKKSILKVIHENHPISRSDISEVTGLTPSSVTRLTKELIDEGYIREIGTMGKNSPGRRRILLDLRKNAFLSLVFDIGVNITTYGIGFFDGEVEPRGTFNTPKEPVEFFNIVKEIYERISGEYRISRISLSVPGMVDMEEKKILLAPNLEWENVNIKELLKVDVPVLADNEANLSMLAEKYHSEDLRNVKEAVFIIIREGVGTGLMIDGKIFRGPSFTAGEAGHMTVNMYSDRQCHCSNWGCWELVSSINWTIEQYGKELPGKNAIEKFQALKQRNDAKRILMKFAENIAVGIVNLVNILNPELVILGGEVVDLGENFLDIIKDFVHQRALKAAVKDLKIRTTEFRNISSNLVGAAVLAVEDIIEEVK
- a CDS encoding SPL family radical SAM protein; the protein is MRVKEINVKSALTYSESKRRYTLSPYVGCTNACVYCYASDYARRYREMIWKSEIIVKRNIAEVLRKDIIKKKPHHVFMSTMCDPYQPIEKEYKLTRRCLEVFLEFPLLEIEVMILTKSTLVLRDLDLFKKMRRISVGLSVTTDDDEIRKMFEPNSSSIEERVEALKVLKENGIRTCVFISPMLPMNPKKLASMLKPHVDCVFIDDMHYRWRVKDFYEKLGFSWALENEYFERTRKELLAFFQE
- the xylB gene encoding xylulokinase, giving the protein MNLYVGLDVGTTGVKGILVNEKGEILATANERLTMFTPQPAWAEQDPLSWWEAVKKILKNLSERSKEMGGKIRAISTSGQMHSLVAIDDNGKVLRNAILWCDQRTYKECEEATQILGGEENVLKLVGNPILPGFTLPKILWIRKHEPEIYGKISKIMLPKDFINYMLTGEVKTEHSDASGTVMYSVSKMEWNKDVLKELNIPESVLPEIIPSNGVVGNVKPEVASDLGLSEDTLVIGGGADNACAALGIAVVEPGDVMVSLGTSGTVLAPTKGNQPDPKGRVHFFAHTVPETRYHMGVMLSATYSLEWFKEKFLSEDYETINEEVDKIPAGSNGIIFLPYLNGERTPHRDPFARGVFFGISSYNTKWDMVRAIFEGVAFGIKDSFDILRELKVVLNSVRITGGGSKSRVWNKMLADMTGLRIQKPAVDEGASYGAAILAVSGSMGENPAKISKEWFRVKSYTDPAVENTETYEKLHEKFKKLYTSLKEMFRS